One region of Anaeromyxobacter paludicola genomic DNA includes:
- a CDS encoding 4Fe-4S dicluster domain-containing protein: MASGGIAMLIDISRCTGCKGCQAACMQWNGQRGEVGRCTGTLQNPADLSATMWTVLRYSERLVGGRMRLLPMKDGCKHCEKPACQEACQRGAIVQHDSGLVEYRDDRCVGCGYCVDACSFAVPRMSPGPEKKARKCNFCKDRLDAGQLPACVKTCPTRALSFGTKEQMLAKAEARMAELRQRGFPEPALYDPESVNGTHVMYVLPLGWPEQYGLPNHPVPRPYARKLRQDLRGE, encoded by the coding sequence ATGGCGAGCGGCGGGATCGCGATGCTCATCGACATCTCCCGGTGCACCGGGTGCAAGGGCTGCCAGGCCGCCTGCATGCAGTGGAACGGCCAGCGGGGCGAGGTGGGGCGCTGCACCGGCACGCTCCAGAACCCCGCGGACCTGAGCGCCACCATGTGGACCGTCCTCCGCTACAGCGAGCGGCTCGTGGGCGGGAGGATGCGGCTCCTGCCCATGAAGGACGGCTGCAAGCACTGCGAGAAGCCGGCCTGCCAGGAGGCCTGCCAGCGCGGCGCCATCGTGCAGCACGACAGCGGGCTCGTCGAGTACCGCGACGACCGGTGCGTCGGGTGCGGCTACTGCGTGGACGCCTGCTCCTTCGCCGTCCCGCGGATGAGCCCCGGCCCCGAGAAGAAGGCGCGCAAGTGCAACTTCTGCAAGGACCGGTTGGACGCGGGCCAGCTCCCGGCCTGCGTGAAGACCTGCCCCACCCGCGCGCTCTCCTTCGGCACGAAGGAGCAGATGCTCGCCAAGGCCGAGGCGCGCATGGCCGAGCTGCGCCAGCGCGGCTTCCCGGAGCCGGCCCTCTACGACCCGGAGAGCGTGAACGGGACGCACGTGATGTACGTCCTGCCGCTCGGCTGGCCCGAGCAGTACGGCCTCCCGAACCACCCGGTGCCGCGCCCCTACGCGCGCAAGCTGCGCCAGGATCTCCGGGGCGAATGA
- the fdnG gene encoding formate dehydrogenase-N subunit alpha, which yields MDVTRREFLQAGATGLGAAALAALGFAPRAARADVFGPKLERYKETRNTCPYCSVGCGLLLYSGAVDGRQKVLHVEGDPDHPVSRGSLCPKGAGLADLIESPDRLRFPEYRGPGETSFRRVSWDFALSRITRLMKEDRDRSFVERNAAGLTVNRWPTVGFLAASAASNEAGYLTHKVLRSMGMTAIDNQARLUHAPTVAGLAPTFGRGAMTNGWIDIRNADVILVMGGNPAEAHPCGFKWVLEAKANRGAKLVVVDPRATRTAAVADVYAPLRPGTDLAFLGGVIHHLLETEKIQREYVAAYTNASFLVREDFAFDRGLFSGWDEAHGRYDRSSWAYQLDAQGQPLTDPTLEHPRCVLQLLKAHYARYTAERVCAVTGTPLREFREVCELIAETSAPDRVMTSLYALGWCHHSVGAQNVRAIAVIQLLLGNVGLPGGGVNALRGHSNVQGLTDLGLTPVNLPGYLTMPTEADRDLEGFLAKRTRKPLRPGQLSYWQNYPKFHVSLMKAWWGPAATAANGFAYDFLPKVDQPVDALALFERMSEGKITGLFCQGFNPLASLPDKDKNTAALSRLKFLVTIDPLATETSTFWKPRGELHPVEPLRIDTEVFRLPAALFAEEEGAIVSSARWLQWHWKAADAPGEAKGDVEIVAELFTRLRALYAQEGGAAPEPIRQLHWPYREPTRPSPEELAREYNGQALEDVKDPKDPAKPLARRGEQLATFAHLQADGSTACGCWLYCGAFTEKGNQMARRDPADPGGLGLAPGWGWAWPANRRVLYNRASCAPDGRPWDPRRAPVRWDPEARRWSGPDVPDYKPDAAPEQGMSPFIMNPDGVGRLFALDGMADGPFPEHYEPFESPVEGNGLHAGPAQNPAVRLFAGDRARLGTSAEFPYVGTTYRVPEHFHFWSKHALVNAILQPEAFVELGEDLAQEKWIKSGDRVVIRSRRGQVTAIAVVTSRLKALEVNGRPVHVVGLPLHWGFEGLTRPGHLTNGLTPVVGDPNTQTPEYKAFLVGLEKA from the coding sequence ATGGACGTCACACGCAGGGAGTTCCTCCAGGCCGGAGCGACGGGCCTCGGCGCCGCCGCGCTGGCCGCGCTCGGGTTCGCGCCGCGCGCGGCCCGGGCGGACGTCTTCGGGCCGAAGCTCGAGCGCTACAAGGAGACCCGGAACACCTGCCCGTACTGCTCCGTCGGCTGTGGCCTGCTGCTCTACTCCGGCGCGGTGGACGGCCGGCAGAAGGTGCTCCACGTCGAGGGCGACCCGGATCACCCGGTGAGCCGCGGCTCGCTCTGCCCCAAGGGCGCGGGGCTCGCGGACCTGATCGAGAGCCCCGACCGGCTGCGGTTCCCGGAGTACCGCGGACCCGGGGAGACCTCGTTCCGGCGGGTCTCGTGGGACTTCGCGCTCTCCCGCATCACCCGGCTCATGAAGGAGGACCGCGACCGCAGCTTCGTCGAGCGCAACGCCGCCGGCCTGACCGTGAACCGCTGGCCCACGGTCGGCTTCCTCGCCGCCTCCGCCGCGTCGAACGAGGCGGGCTACCTGACGCACAAGGTGCTCCGGTCGATGGGCATGACCGCCATCGACAACCAGGCCCGGCTCTGACACGCGCCGACGGTGGCCGGTCTGGCCCCCACCTTCGGCCGCGGCGCGATGACCAACGGCTGGATCGACATCCGGAACGCCGACGTCATCCTGGTGATGGGCGGGAACCCGGCGGAGGCGCACCCGTGCGGCTTCAAGTGGGTGCTCGAGGCCAAGGCGAACCGCGGGGCGAAGCTGGTGGTGGTCGATCCGCGCGCCACCCGCACCGCCGCGGTCGCCGACGTCTACGCCCCCCTCCGCCCGGGCACCGATCTCGCCTTCCTCGGCGGCGTCATCCACCACCTGCTCGAGACGGAGAAGATCCAGCGCGAGTACGTGGCCGCGTACACCAACGCGAGCTTCCTGGTCCGCGAGGACTTCGCCTTCGACCGCGGGCTCTTCTCCGGCTGGGACGAGGCGCACGGCCGCTACGACCGGTCGAGCTGGGCCTACCAGCTCGACGCGCAGGGGCAGCCGCTCACCGATCCCACCCTCGAGCACCCGCGCTGCGTGCTGCAGCTCCTGAAGGCGCACTACGCCCGCTACACCGCGGAGCGGGTCTGCGCCGTCACCGGCACGCCGCTCCGCGAGTTCCGGGAGGTGTGCGAGCTCATCGCGGAGACCAGCGCGCCCGACCGCGTGATGACCAGCCTGTACGCGCTCGGCTGGTGCCACCACTCCGTCGGGGCGCAGAACGTCCGGGCCATCGCCGTCATCCAGCTCCTGCTCGGGAACGTGGGCCTGCCCGGCGGTGGCGTGAACGCGCTGCGCGGCCACTCCAACGTGCAGGGGCTGACCGATCTCGGCCTCACGCCGGTGAACCTGCCCGGCTACCTCACGATGCCCACCGAGGCCGACCGCGACCTCGAGGGCTTCCTCGCGAAGCGGACCCGCAAGCCGCTCCGGCCCGGCCAGCTCTCCTACTGGCAGAACTACCCCAAGTTCCACGTCTCGCTCATGAAGGCCTGGTGGGGGCCGGCCGCCACCGCCGCCAACGGCTTCGCCTACGACTTCCTCCCCAAGGTAGACCAGCCGGTGGACGCCCTGGCGCTCTTCGAGCGCATGTCGGAGGGGAAGATCACGGGGCTCTTCTGCCAGGGCTTCAACCCGCTCGCCTCGCTCCCCGACAAGGACAAGAACACCGCCGCCCTCTCCCGCCTCAAGTTCCTCGTCACCATCGACCCGCTCGCCACCGAGACCAGCACGTTCTGGAAGCCCCGCGGCGAGCTCCACCCGGTCGAGCCGCTCCGGATCGACACCGAGGTGTTCCGGTTGCCGGCCGCCCTCTTCGCCGAGGAGGAGGGCGCCATCGTCTCGTCGGCCCGCTGGCTGCAGTGGCACTGGAAGGCGGCCGACGCGCCGGGCGAGGCGAAGGGCGACGTGGAGATCGTGGCGGAGCTCTTCACCCGGCTCCGCGCGCTCTACGCGCAGGAGGGCGGCGCCGCCCCCGAGCCGATCCGGCAGCTCCACTGGCCCTACCGCGAGCCGACCCGGCCGTCCCCCGAGGAGCTCGCGCGCGAGTACAACGGCCAGGCGCTCGAGGACGTGAAGGACCCGAAGGATCCGGCGAAGCCGCTGGCGCGGCGCGGGGAGCAGCTCGCCACCTTCGCGCACCTGCAGGCCGACGGCAGCACCGCCTGCGGCTGCTGGCTCTACTGCGGCGCGTTCACCGAGAAGGGGAACCAGATGGCGCGGCGCGACCCGGCCGACCCGGGCGGCCTGGGGCTCGCGCCGGGCTGGGGCTGGGCCTGGCCCGCCAACCGCCGCGTGCTCTACAACCGCGCCTCCTGCGCGCCCGACGGCCGCCCCTGGGACCCCCGGCGCGCGCCGGTCCGCTGGGATCCCGAGGCGCGCCGCTGGAGCGGCCCGGACGTGCCGGACTACAAGCCGGACGCCGCTCCGGAGCAGGGCATGTCGCCGTTCATCATGAACCCCGACGGCGTCGGCCGGCTCTTCGCGCTCGACGGGATGGCCGACGGCCCCTTCCCCGAGCACTACGAGCCGTTCGAGAGCCCCGTCGAAGGGAACGGGCTCCACGCCGGCCCGGCCCAGAACCCGGCCGTGCGCCTCTTCGCCGGCGACCGCGCGCGCCTCGGCACCTCCGCCGAGTTCCCCTACGTCGGCACCACCTACCGCGTCCCGGAGCACTTCCACTTCTGGAGCAAGCACGCGCTCGTGAACGCCATCCTGCAGCCGGAGGCGTTCGTCGAGCTCGGCGAGGACCTGGCGCAGGAGAAGTGGATCAAGAGCGGCGATCGGGTGGTGATCCGGTCGCGGCGCGGCCAGGTCACGGCGATTGCCGTGGTGACGAGCCGGCTCAAGGCGCTCGAGGTGAACGGGCGCCCGGTGCACGTGGTCGGGCTGCCGCTGCACTGGGGCTTCGAGGGGCTCACCCGCCCCGGCCACCTGACCAACGGCCTCACGCCGGTGGTCGGGGACCCGAACACCCAGACCCCCGAGTACAAGGCCTTCCTGGTGGGCCTCGAGAAGGCGTGA
- a CDS encoding tRNA-uridine aminocarboxypropyltransferase → MRNLCLRCLRPTGFCLCGDLPSIRSACQVVLLQHPREARLAICTARMAHLSLPGSELHRGVVFEEHPRVRELCARPDAALLFPGAGAVLAEERAAAPPGVLFVIDGTWHLAAKIVKVNPSLAALPRISLAPAEPSGYAGLRKEPEAHCLSTIEAVALALGTLERDPARYEPLRAAFRRSVARQLACAEDGRKSPRHRIRGVREPLG, encoded by the coding sequence GTGCGCAACCTCTGCCTCCGCTGCCTGCGCCCCACGGGCTTCTGCCTCTGCGGCGACCTGCCCTCCATCCGGTCGGCCTGCCAGGTGGTGCTCCTGCAGCACCCGCGGGAGGCCCGCCTCGCCATCTGCACCGCCCGGATGGCGCACCTCTCGCTGCCGGGCTCGGAGCTCCACCGCGGCGTGGTGTTCGAGGAGCACCCGCGCGTCCGCGAGCTCTGCGCCCGGCCCGACGCGGCGCTCCTCTTCCCGGGCGCCGGCGCCGTGCTGGCCGAGGAGCGCGCCGCCGCGCCGCCCGGCGTGCTCTTCGTCATCGACGGCACGTGGCACCTCGCCGCCAAGATCGTGAAGGTCAACCCGTCGCTCGCCGCGCTCCCGCGCATCTCCCTCGCGCCGGCCGAGCCGAGCGGCTACGCCGGGCTCCGCAAGGAGCCGGAGGCGCACTGCCTCTCCACCATCGAGGCGGTGGCGCTGGCGCTCGGCACGCTGGAGCGCGACCCGGCCCGGTACGAGCCGCTGCGCGCGGCCTTCCGCCGCTCCGTGGCGCGCCAGCTCGCCTGCGCCGAGGACGGGCGCAAGAGCCCGCGCCACCGCATCCGCGGCGTTCGAGAGCCCTTAGGGTAG
- a CDS encoding MBL fold metallo-hydrolase RNA specificity domain-containing protein, whose product MASIRFLGAAGTVTGSRHLVRAGGRQVLVDAGLFQGLKELRLRNWAELPIPPASIDAVILTHAHVDHSGALPLLARQGLRCQVWCTPATRDLCALLLPDSARLQEEEARWANRRGYSKHAPNARPLYDEADAARALDLLAPVRYGVRQEVAPGIAFRFHRAGHILGSATVELELSEPGAPLRRVLFSGDLGRYGVPILPDPEPARAADALVVECTYGDRAHPPGSPADALAGEVQEAVRRGGALVIPAFAVGRTQEILFHLRALEAAGRIPELPVFVDSPMAIDATALHAAHRDDLDDEMARLLAEGQEPLRPRRLAFARTPEQSKAINHVEGPCVILSASGMATGGRVLHHLAHRLPDPRTTVLLVGFQAAGTRGASLLSGAATLRIHGEEVPVRARVAALSGFSAHGDRDEVGRWLAALPRPPALTCCVHGEPAALAATQARLRAAGWEAAVPRHLEELPLP is encoded by the coding sequence ATGGCGTCGATCCGGTTCCTGGGCGCGGCCGGCACGGTCACCGGCTCGCGCCACCTGGTGCGGGCGGGCGGGCGGCAGGTGCTGGTGGACGCCGGGCTGTTCCAGGGGCTGAAGGAGCTTCGGCTCCGCAACTGGGCCGAGCTCCCGATCCCCCCGGCCTCGATCGACGCGGTGATCCTCACCCACGCCCACGTGGATCACTCCGGCGCGCTGCCGCTCCTGGCGCGGCAGGGGCTGCGCTGCCAGGTCTGGTGCACGCCCGCCACCCGCGACCTGTGCGCGCTCCTGCTGCCCGACTCGGCGCGGCTCCAGGAGGAGGAGGCCCGCTGGGCCAACCGGCGCGGCTACTCCAAGCACGCCCCGAACGCGCGCCCGCTCTACGACGAGGCCGACGCCGCCCGCGCCCTCGACCTCCTCGCCCCGGTGCGCTACGGGGTCCGCCAGGAGGTCGCGCCGGGGATCGCCTTCCGCTTCCATCGCGCCGGGCACATCCTCGGGAGCGCCACGGTGGAGCTCGAGCTCTCCGAGCCGGGCGCGCCCCTGCGGCGGGTGCTCTTCTCCGGCGACCTCGGGCGCTACGGCGTCCCCATCCTCCCGGATCCCGAGCCCGCGCGCGCGGCCGACGCGCTGGTGGTCGAGTGCACCTACGGCGACCGGGCGCACCCCCCGGGCTCGCCCGCCGACGCCCTCGCCGGCGAGGTCCAGGAGGCGGTCCGGCGCGGCGGCGCGCTCGTGATCCCCGCGTTCGCGGTGGGGCGGACGCAGGAGATCCTCTTCCACCTGCGCGCGCTGGAGGCGGCCGGGCGGATCCCGGAGCTGCCGGTCTTCGTGGACTCCCCGATGGCCATCGACGCCACGGCCCTCCACGCCGCCCACCGGGACGACCTCGACGACGAGATGGCCCGGCTGCTCGCGGAGGGGCAGGAGCCGCTCCGGCCGCGCCGGCTCGCGTTCGCGCGCACGCCGGAGCAGTCGAAGGCCATCAACCACGTCGAGGGCCCGTGCGTCATCCTGTCGGCCTCGGGGATGGCGACCGGCGGGCGCGTGCTGCACCACCTGGCGCACCGGCTCCCCGATCCGCGCACCACCGTGCTGCTGGTCGGGTTCCAGGCGGCGGGCACGCGCGGCGCGAGCCTGCTCTCGGGCGCCGCCACCCTCCGCATCCACGGCGAGGAGGTCCCGGTGCGCGCGCGCGTGGCCGCGCTGTCGGGCTTCTCGGCGCACGGCGATCGGGACGAGGTGGGGCGCTGGCTCGCCGCGCTGCCGCGCCCGCCGGCCCTGACCTGCTGCGTGCACGGCGAGCCGGCCGCCCTCGCGGCGACGCAGGCCCGGCTGCGGGCGGCGGGCTGGGAGGCCGCCGTGCCGCGGCACCTCGAGGAGCTGCCGCTACCCTAA
- a CDS encoding MFS transporter, with protein sequence MPRPPPAAPSVPASTLLALGLAGFCAFLNVYATQPLLPLFREVFGISSGEAALTVSAPTVAVALASPFFGAIADRFGRRRVIVGSLFALSVPTLLAATSSGIGALVAWRFAQGLAVPGIYAVGIAYISEACGGAALARGMAALVTGNVVGGFCGRAVSGFVGEHAGWRAVFVALGLLTAIGALATSRFLPRQPPPSGAPRALRPLEAIRRLGPRLATPRLLATYAVGFNVLFVQVAMFTYATFHLAAPPFRLGAAALSSIFLVYLVGAVITPFAGRWIDRVGSRRALAVVLATAVAGGGLTLLPALWAVALGLALCCTAVFVSQSASTAFLQSAAEPEARSTAAGIYVSSYYLGGAAGGILPAAAWHLGGWTACVALVALVQLGTIALAFRYWGAPKEAPSPAPAAV encoded by the coding sequence ATGCCTCGCCCGCCTCCCGCAGCCCCGTCGGTCCCCGCCTCGACCCTCCTCGCCCTCGGGCTCGCCGGGTTCTGCGCCTTCCTCAACGTCTACGCGACGCAGCCGCTCCTGCCGCTGTTCCGCGAGGTGTTCGGGATCTCGAGCGGAGAGGCGGCGCTGACGGTGAGCGCGCCCACCGTGGCGGTGGCGCTCGCCTCGCCCTTCTTCGGCGCCATCGCCGACCGCTTCGGGCGCCGCCGCGTGATCGTCGGGTCGCTCTTCGCCCTCTCCGTCCCCACCCTCCTCGCCGCCACCTCGAGCGGGATCGGCGCGCTCGTGGCCTGGCGCTTCGCGCAGGGGCTGGCGGTGCCGGGGATCTACGCCGTCGGCATCGCCTACATCAGCGAGGCCTGCGGCGGGGCGGCCCTGGCCCGCGGCATGGCCGCGCTCGTCACCGGGAACGTGGTGGGAGGGTTCTGCGGCCGCGCCGTCTCCGGCTTCGTGGGCGAGCACGCCGGCTGGCGCGCGGTCTTCGTCGCGCTCGGGCTCCTCACCGCGATCGGGGCCCTCGCCACCTCGCGCTTCCTCCCCAGGCAGCCGCCGCCGTCGGGCGCGCCCCGGGCGCTCCGCCCCCTCGAGGCGATCCGCCGGCTCGGGCCCCGGCTCGCCACGCCGCGGCTCCTCGCCACCTACGCCGTCGGCTTCAACGTGCTCTTCGTCCAGGTGGCGATGTTCACCTACGCCACCTTCCACCTCGCCGCCCCGCCCTTCCGGCTCGGGGCGGCCGCGCTCTCCTCGATCTTCCTCGTCTACCTCGTCGGCGCGGTGATCACCCCGTTCGCCGGCCGCTGGATCGACCGCGTCGGTTCGCGGCGCGCCCTCGCGGTGGTGCTCGCGACCGCCGTCGCGGGCGGCGGCCTCACCCTGCTGCCGGCCCTCTGGGCGGTGGCGCTCGGGCTGGCCCTCTGCTGCACCGCGGTCTTCGTGAGCCAGTCGGCCTCGACCGCCTTCCTCCAGTCGGCGGCCGAGCCCGAGGCGCGCTCCACCGCCGCCGGGATCTACGTCTCGTCCTACTACCTCGGCGGCGCCGCCGGCGGGATCCTGCCCGCCGCCGCGTGGCACCTGGGGGGCTGGACGGCGTGCGTGGCGCTGGTCGCCCTCGTGCAGCTCGGGACCATCGCCCTCGCCTTCCGCTACTGGGGCGCGCCGAAGGAGGCGCCCTCCCCCGCCCCCGCCGCCGTCTGA
- the purT gene encoding formate-dependent phosphoribosylglycinamide formyltransferase, with the protein MILIPIMSDSKKILLLGSGELGKELVIAAQRLGQVVVAVDSYDGAPAQQVAHAREVIPMLDGDALDAVVAKHRPDLVVPEIEAIRTERFYDYERAGIQVVPSARAANFTMNRKAIRDLAAGELGLRTARYAYADSLEAFREAVARIGLPCVVKPLMSSSGKGQSVVRDEAGIAAAWDYAMRGTRGDLREVIVEELIRFRSEITLLTVTQKSGETLFCPPIGHRQERGDYQESWQPHPMPEKLLAEARRMADRVTRALGGAGLWGVEFFLGDDEIWFSELSPRPHDTGMVTLAGTQPLTEFELHLRAILGLPIPELELVRSGASAVILAKGEGVPEVKGLAAALAAPRADVRIFGKPVLRPHRRMGVALAWGAPGADVAELVEEAKATAAKVSVG; encoded by the coding sequence ATGATACTCATCCCGATCATGAGCGACTCGAAGAAGATCCTGCTCCTGGGCTCCGGCGAGCTCGGCAAGGAGCTCGTCATCGCGGCGCAGCGGCTCGGGCAGGTGGTCGTGGCGGTGGACTCGTACGACGGGGCGCCGGCGCAGCAGGTGGCGCACGCCCGCGAGGTCATCCCGATGCTCGACGGGGACGCCCTCGACGCGGTGGTGGCGAAGCACCGGCCCGACCTGGTGGTGCCCGAGATCGAGGCCATCCGCACCGAGCGCTTCTACGACTACGAGCGGGCCGGCATCCAGGTGGTGCCGAGCGCCCGGGCGGCCAACTTCACCATGAACCGGAAGGCGATCCGCGACCTCGCGGCGGGGGAGCTGGGGCTCCGGACCGCGCGCTACGCCTACGCCGACTCGCTCGAGGCCTTCCGCGAGGCGGTGGCCCGGATCGGGCTGCCGTGCGTGGTGAAGCCGCTCATGAGCTCGTCGGGCAAGGGGCAGAGCGTGGTCCGCGACGAGGCCGGGATCGCGGCGGCCTGGGACTACGCCATGCGCGGCACCCGCGGCGACCTGCGCGAGGTGATCGTCGAGGAGCTCATCCGGTTCCGCTCGGAGATCACCCTCCTCACCGTGACCCAGAAGAGCGGCGAGACCCTCTTCTGTCCGCCCATCGGCCACCGGCAGGAGCGCGGCGACTACCAGGAGAGCTGGCAGCCCCACCCCATGCCGGAGAAGCTGCTCGCCGAGGCGCGGCGCATGGCCGACCGGGTGACGCGCGCGCTCGGCGGCGCCGGGCTCTGGGGCGTCGAGTTCTTCCTCGGCGACGACGAGATCTGGTTCTCGGAGCTGTCGCCCCGCCCGCACGACACCGGGATGGTGACGCTCGCCGGCACCCAGCCGCTCACCGAGTTCGAGCTCCACCTGCGCGCCATCCTCGGCCTGCCCATCCCCGAGCTCGAGCTCGTCCGGAGCGGCGCCTCGGCGGTGATCCTGGCGAAGGGCGAGGGCGTCCCCGAGGTGAAGGGGCTCGCGGCGGCGCTCGCCGCCCCGCGGGCGGACGTCCGCATCTTCGGCAAGCCGGTGCTCCGGCCGCACCGGCGCATGGGCGTGGCGCTCGCGTGGGGCGCGCCCGGCGCCGACGTGGCCGAGCTGGTCGAGGAGGCGAAGGCCACGGCCGCCAAGGTGAGCGTGGGCTGA
- a CDS encoding YdcF family protein — MFLVLSKVLDWFAEPLAWVQLLALGALVAAARRRRGGAAALGGAALAVLVTFSLPAVANALQRRAEAPARDTSRPGLVYDAAIVLGGASEPSAERLSGELELNDAVDRYVRGFELARTGRARYLLLSAGLIRPERGEPSEADRVAAKLVAWGIPRERIVAEGHSRNTRENAVESERVVRARGWRTLLLVTSAAHMPRALGCFRAVGLEPDALPVDRRARDGSDDGWLPRASALARSTEVLHELTGRVVYRLVGYAR, encoded by the coding sequence GTGTTCCTCGTCCTCTCCAAGGTGCTCGACTGGTTCGCGGAGCCGCTCGCCTGGGTCCAGCTCCTCGCCCTCGGCGCCCTGGTCGCGGCGGCGCGCCGGCGGCGCGGGGGGGCGGCCGCGCTCGGGGGCGCCGCGCTCGCGGTGCTCGTCACCTTCTCGCTCCCGGCGGTCGCGAACGCGCTGCAGCGGCGCGCCGAGGCGCCGGCCCGCGACACCTCGCGGCCGGGCCTGGTCTACGACGCCGCCATCGTCCTCGGCGGGGCCTCCGAGCCGTCGGCGGAGCGGCTCAGCGGGGAGCTCGAGCTGAACGACGCGGTGGACCGGTACGTGCGCGGGTTCGAGCTCGCCCGGACCGGCCGCGCCCGCTACCTGCTCCTCTCCGCCGGGCTCATCCGCCCGGAGCGCGGGGAGCCGTCGGAGGCCGACCGGGTCGCGGCGAAGCTCGTGGCCTGGGGGATCCCGCGCGAGCGGATCGTGGCCGAGGGGCACAGCCGCAACACGCGCGAGAACGCGGTTGAGTCGGAGCGGGTGGTGCGGGCGCGCGGCTGGCGGACGCTGCTCCTCGTGACCAGCGCCGCCCACATGCCCCGCGCGCTCGGGTGCTTCCGCGCGGTCGGGCTCGAGCCCGACGCCCTGCCGGTGGACCGGCGCGCCCGGGACGGCAGCGACGACGGCTGGCTCCCGCGCGCGTCGGCGCTGGCGCGCAGCACCGAGGTGCTGCACGAGCTCACCGGCCGGGTGGTGTACCGGCTCGTGGGCTACGCCCGCTGA
- a CDS encoding N-acetyltransferase: MHTSLDDPEERCARLPRGRASFTIHRLPPDAALLGLIHEWEAKARELRRRDVAAETRRRLSDDERLLFDLEETLTGEKPGEADAPGRVLRVARSGGRVQAVAALFRCRRAIFVEYLVAAPWNLLGPDDPPAIESRRGAGTALLVQAVRTSLAVGRGGRVALQAENPRCLAVYEHLGFQRMRPADLPRTLVPSREGWWTEPAARLAAGVESLAERESPWLLFDPARAPRQGALALAADVPALRPAA; the protein is encoded by the coding sequence ATGCACACCAGCCTCGACGACCCAGAAGAACGTTGCGCCCGGCTGCCGCGCGGCCGGGCGAGCTTCACGATTCACCGCCTCCCTCCCGACGCCGCGCTGCTCGGGCTGATCCACGAGTGGGAGGCGAAGGCCCGCGAGCTGCGCCGGCGTGACGTCGCCGCCGAGACGCGCCGCAGGCTCTCCGACGACGAGCGGCTGCTGTTCGACCTCGAGGAGACCCTCACCGGCGAGAAGCCGGGTGAGGCCGACGCGCCGGGGCGCGTCCTCCGGGTCGCCCGCTCCGGGGGCCGGGTGCAGGCCGTCGCCGCCCTGTTCCGCTGCCGCCGCGCCATCTTCGTCGAGTACCTGGTGGCCGCGCCCTGGAACCTGCTCGGGCCGGACGACCCGCCGGCCATCGAGTCGCGCCGCGGCGCCGGGACCGCCCTCCTGGTCCAGGCGGTGCGCACCAGCCTCGCCGTCGGCCGCGGCGGACGGGTGGCGCTCCAGGCCGAGAACCCGCGCTGTCTCGCCGTCTACGAGCACCTCGGCTTCCAGCGCATGCGCCCGGCCGACCTGCCGCGCACGCTCGTCCCCTCCCGCGAGGGCTGGTGGACCGAGCCGGCGGCGCGGCTCGCGGCCGGGGTGGAGTCGCTCGCGGAGCGCGAGAGCCCCTGGCTGCTGTTCGACCCGGCCCGCGCGCCGCGCCAGGGCGCCCTCGCGCTCGCGGCCGACGTCCCGGCGCTGCGGCCTGCGGCCTGA